The following are encoded together in the Myxococcus guangdongensis genome:
- a CDS encoding DUF1338 domain-containing protein, producing the protein MSTSQATRLLDLLWERYASEVPYARTFVQLSGGSFRNDHVALRSLARPGGGIALFSRPFERLGWKPAGAYTFPDAHLSAIYLSHPEGLPRVFISELKSEELSPRARELLATLPDDPPPPEDVDALASWFCSPPPPSEAALLELEKESQYGAWLLAFGRKVNHFTGSVDDVEAWQHRMREAGVPMKSDIEGAPGTSLRQTATQAAPLSVALREGGRRPWPYAYFEIAQRAPDFDGFLGPQARALFDMTKR; encoded by the coding sequence ATGTCGACCTCACAGGCCACCCGACTGTTGGACCTCCTCTGGGAGCGTTATGCCTCGGAGGTGCCGTACGCGCGCACCTTCGTGCAGCTCTCCGGGGGCAGCTTCCGCAATGACCACGTCGCGCTGCGCTCGCTGGCCCGGCCCGGCGGAGGCATCGCGCTGTTCTCGCGTCCCTTCGAGCGGCTGGGCTGGAAGCCGGCGGGGGCGTACACCTTCCCCGACGCGCACCTGTCCGCCATCTACCTGTCGCACCCGGAGGGGCTGCCGCGCGTCTTCATCTCCGAGCTGAAGTCGGAGGAGCTGTCGCCGCGCGCCCGGGAGCTGCTCGCCACGCTGCCGGATGACCCGCCTCCGCCCGAGGACGTGGACGCGCTGGCGTCGTGGTTCTGCTCGCCGCCGCCGCCGTCGGAGGCCGCGCTGCTGGAGCTGGAGAAGGAGTCGCAGTACGGCGCCTGGCTGCTCGCCTTCGGCCGCAAGGTGAACCACTTCACCGGCTCCGTGGATGACGTGGAGGCGTGGCAGCACCGCATGCGGGAGGCGGGCGTGCCCATGAAGTCGGACATCGAGGGCGCGCCGGGCACGTCGCTGAGGCAGACGGCCACCCAGGCGGCCCCGCTGTCGGTGGCCCTGCGCGAGGGAGGCCGTCGCCCGTGGCCCTACGCGTACTTCGAGATTGCCCAGCGCGCGCCGGACTTCGACGGCTTTCTGGGCCCGCAGGCGCGCGCGCTGTTCGACATGACCAAGCGCTGA
- a CDS encoding DUF7151 family protein yields the protein MGPQGPEGKRSLARTSVEAAGANCATSGVKIETGVDDDSDGTLDEDEVDATRYVCNGPQGPQGARGETGPQGPVGPQGETGPRGEQGVRGETGAVGPIGPQGETGPRGEQGVRGETGVQGPQGPQGLRGETGPQGAAGIHSVAATAAEPTGANCATGGVRLQFGQDGNGNGVLDAGEVNAALTRYVCNGPQGPQGQPGATGATGATGAQGPVGATGATGATGATGATGPQGPAGSTGVFGDGSAGAFSVSSTVDLTTASGFSSLTGRHHMQFTTVNITGTLIVPSGTVVRATGDVTISGTVIVDPGSLDTGPGGADSGLSRAPAGEPAGGLGVSPVHAAQLLRPGNKGGGSGARSAAGPFSGGGGSLVILSQGTVRIQATGAINASGASGGNVIDNTPGAGGGAGGVVVILGKAGVTVQGFVRAQGGNGVNGNNLGGAGKGGGGGGGGGIIQVVSSVSPTVSGGLVVTGGAPGTTAAPTGASAAIQAGGGGGAMGGAGGSGGGGNTTTPINPGNGSDGYVIQTVVPNPENLFL from the coding sequence GTGGGTCCCCAAGGTCCCGAGGGCAAGCGCTCGTTGGCCCGCACGTCCGTGGAGGCCGCGGGAGCCAACTGTGCGACGAGCGGCGTGAAAATCGAGACCGGCGTCGACGACGACAGCGATGGGACGCTGGACGAAGACGAGGTGGATGCCACCCGCTACGTGTGCAACGGCCCCCAGGGTCCGCAGGGCGCGCGCGGTGAGACGGGCCCGCAGGGCCCCGTGGGACCTCAAGGTGAGACGGGTCCTCGCGGTGAGCAGGGCGTACGGGGTGAGACCGGCGCCGTGGGCCCCATCGGCCCGCAGGGCGAGACGGGTCCGCGCGGCGAGCAGGGCGTGCGCGGTGAGACGGGGGTGCAGGGTCCCCAGGGGCCGCAGGGCCTGCGCGGCGAGACGGGTCCGCAGGGCGCCGCGGGCATCCACTCGGTCGCGGCCACGGCCGCCGAGCCCACGGGCGCCAACTGCGCGACGGGCGGCGTGCGGCTGCAGTTCGGCCAGGACGGCAATGGCAACGGCGTGCTGGACGCGGGCGAGGTCAACGCGGCGCTGACGCGCTACGTGTGCAACGGGCCCCAGGGTCCGCAGGGCCAGCCCGGCGCCACGGGCGCCACGGGTGCCACGGGCGCGCAGGGGCCGGTGGGCGCCACCGGAGCGACGGGGGCCACGGGCGCGACGGGCGCCACGGGGCCTCAGGGCCCGGCGGGCTCGACGGGCGTGTTCGGTGATGGCTCGGCGGGCGCGTTCTCCGTCTCGAGCACGGTCGACCTGACCACGGCGAGTGGCTTCTCCTCCCTCACGGGGCGGCACCACATGCAGTTCACCACCGTCAACATCACCGGCACGCTCATCGTCCCGAGCGGCACCGTCGTCCGGGCCACGGGGGACGTCACCATCAGCGGCACCGTCATCGTCGACCCGGGCTCGTTGGACACGGGCCCGGGTGGGGCGGATTCGGGCCTGTCCCGCGCTCCGGCGGGTGAGCCCGCGGGTGGGCTCGGCGTCTCGCCCGTCCACGCGGCGCAGCTCTTGCGGCCCGGCAACAAGGGCGGCGGTTCGGGCGCGCGCAGCGCGGCGGGGCCCTTCAGCGGCGGCGGTGGCTCGCTGGTCATCCTGTCCCAGGGGACCGTGCGCATCCAGGCCACGGGCGCCATCAACGCCTCGGGCGCGTCGGGCGGGAATGTCATCGACAACACCCCCGGCGCTGGCGGTGGCGCGGGTGGCGTGGTGGTCATCCTCGGCAAGGCCGGCGTGACGGTGCAGGGCTTCGTCCGCGCGCAGGGCGGCAACGGCGTGAACGGCAACAACCTGGGCGGCGCGGGCAAGGGCGGCGGTGGCGGTGGCGGCGGCGGCATCATCCAGGTCGTCTCCTCGGTGTCGCCCACCGTCAGCGGTGGCCTCGTGGTGACGGGCGGTGCGCCTGGGACGACGGCTGCTCCCACTGGCGCCAGCGCCGCCATCCAGGCGGGTGGTGGTGGTGGTGCGATGGGCGGCGCGGGTGGCTCGGGAGGTGGCGGAAACACCACGACCCCCATCAACCCCGGCAATGGTTCGGATGGCTACGTCATCCAGACCGTGGTGCCGAACCCGGAGAACCTCTTCCTCTGA
- a CDS encoding phage tail protein: MSEPYIGEIRMFAGNFAPRGWAFCQGQILSIAQNTALFAILGTTYGGNGQTTFALPDLRGRYPMQPGQGPGLSPRTLGEQGGTETVTLIANQMPQHTHSLNVSSQQGDTETPVGTVLAADNNGTIFNYRAAPIDGTMNPAAIGIAGGGQPHNNMSPFLCINFIIALEGIFPSRN; the protein is encoded by the coding sequence ATGTCCGAGCCATACATTGGTGAAATCCGCATGTTCGCGGGCAACTTCGCACCGCGCGGTTGGGCCTTCTGCCAGGGGCAGATTCTGTCCATCGCGCAGAACACGGCGTTGTTCGCGATTCTGGGCACGACGTATGGAGGCAACGGGCAGACGACGTTCGCGCTGCCGGACCTGCGCGGCCGCTATCCGATGCAGCCGGGCCAGGGGCCGGGGCTGTCGCCGCGGACGCTCGGCGAGCAGGGCGGCACCGAGACGGTGACGCTGATTGCGAACCAGATGCCGCAGCACACCCACAGCCTCAACGTCAGCTCACAGCAGGGTGACACGGAGACGCCGGTGGGCACGGTGCTCGCGGCGGACAACAACGGCACCATCTTCAACTACCGCGCGGCGCCCATCGACGGGACCATGAACCCGGCGGCCATCGGCATCGCGGGCGGCGGCCAGCCCCACAACAACATGTCGCCGTTCCTCTGCATCAACTTCATCATCGCGCTGGAAGGCATCTTCCCCTCGCGCAACTGA
- a CDS encoding AI-2E family transporter: protein MRALALRPGRAYRDTVNGEPGPGGTVAEQEGAKQRSQVTPKTVFTVCFAVLAVLALVVLVVRTRVALTLTGIAALIALALEHGVSRLQRWKVPRALAIALMLTGALTVLATLALLVIPATAAQVDALVVQWPQLWQEVRESRPFRGLNSRLHNLGWIRPLEDATPQLATGTLPSLLMYALGSMVGLVGGALSVFFLVVFMLVFGGGLLKRMLDLPKPEHRLRYVRVMRNVYRATGGYLTGLTLICTFNALLTSAVLAALGVPYFLPLGIMSGFSSMVPYAGPVVAGGFITLLTWATGDMWMALGVMTYFVLYGQLEGNVLAPLVFRRTVHVNPLLILLAVLFCAELGGIVGAVVAVPVAATVQIIIREILLFRQERRIARPEAPPPPSVLT from the coding sequence ATGCGGGCACTGGCGCTCCGGCCCGGGCGTGCTTACCGCGACACGGTGAACGGCGAGCCGGGGCCCGGGGGTACGGTGGCGGAGCAGGAAGGAGCGAAGCAGCGCTCTCAGGTGACACCGAAGACGGTGTTCACCGTGTGTTTCGCGGTGCTGGCGGTGCTGGCGCTCGTGGTGCTCGTGGTGCGCACCCGCGTGGCGCTCACGCTGACGGGCATCGCGGCGCTGATCGCGCTCGCGCTGGAGCATGGCGTCTCGCGGCTGCAGCGCTGGAAGGTGCCGCGCGCCCTGGCCATCGCGCTGATGCTGACCGGCGCCCTGACGGTCCTGGCGACGCTGGCGCTGCTGGTGATTCCGGCGACGGCGGCGCAGGTGGACGCGCTCGTGGTGCAGTGGCCCCAGCTCTGGCAGGAGGTGCGCGAGTCCCGCCCGTTCCGCGGGCTGAACTCGCGACTGCACAACCTGGGCTGGATTCGTCCGCTCGAGGACGCGACGCCCCAGCTGGCGACGGGGACCTTGCCCTCGCTGCTCATGTACGCCCTGGGCAGCATGGTGGGGCTCGTCGGCGGCGCGCTCAGCGTCTTCTTCCTGGTCGTGTTCATGCTCGTGTTCGGCGGCGGCCTGCTCAAGCGGATGCTCGACCTGCCGAAGCCCGAGCATCGGCTCCGCTACGTGCGCGTGATGCGCAACGTATACCGGGCCACGGGCGGCTACCTGACGGGGCTCACGCTCATCTGCACGTTCAACGCGCTGCTCACCTCCGCGGTGCTCGCGGCCCTGGGCGTGCCGTACTTCCTCCCGCTGGGCATCATGAGCGGCTTCTCCAGCATGGTCCCCTACGCGGGGCCTGTGGTGGCCGGTGGCTTCATCACCCTGCTGACCTGGGCCACGGGTGACATGTGGATGGCGCTCGGCGTGATGACGTACTTCGTGCTGTACGGACAGCTCGAGGGCAACGTGCTGGCGCCGCTCGTCTTCCGGCGCACCGTGCACGTCAACCCGCTGCTCATCCTGCTCGCGGTGCTCTTCTGCGCGGAGCTGGGAGGCATCGTCGGCGCGGTGGTGGCGGTGCCCGTCGCGGCCACGGTGCAGATCATCATCCGGGAGATTCTCCTCTTCCGGCAGGAGCGCCGCATCGCGAGACCCGAAGCGCCACCACCGCCCTCCGTGCTGACGTGA
- a CDS encoding GNAT family N-acetyltransferase — MLPGTVPLASRPRAPSDDVFLFDLYASTRAGELATWGWTPAQREAFLRMQWLARGRDWSVRYPTAEDQVVLVAGQPAGRLLVAKGAQEWRLVEIALLPSHQGGGLGTRLLRELLDAAATARVPVRLHVLHDSPARGLYARLGFQEEQAAESPSPGLPYVAMQWSPASRAG, encoded by the coding sequence ATGCTGCCCGGCACCGTGCCGCTCGCCTCGCGTCCCCGCGCCCCTTCCGACGACGTCTTCCTCTTCGACCTGTACGCCAGCACGCGCGCGGGTGAGCTGGCGACGTGGGGTTGGACACCCGCGCAGCGCGAGGCGTTCCTGCGCATGCAGTGGTTGGCTCGCGGGCGGGACTGGTCCGTGCGCTATCCGACGGCGGAGGACCAGGTGGTGCTGGTGGCGGGTCAGCCCGCCGGCAGGCTGTTGGTGGCGAAGGGTGCGCAGGAGTGGCGATTGGTGGAGATTGCCCTGCTGCCCTCCCACCAGGGCGGCGGCTTGGGGACGCGGCTCCTGCGGGAGCTGCTGGACGCGGCCGCGACGGCCCGGGTGCCCGTGCGGCTGCACGTGCTGCACGACAGCCCCGCGCGCGGGCTGTACGCCCGGCTGGGCTTCCAGGAGGAGCAGGCCGCGGAGTCTCCGAGCCCGGGGCTTCCGTATGTCGCCATGCAGTGGAGTCCCGCGTCGCGCGCGGGGTGA
- a CDS encoding alpha/beta hydrolase family protein, with translation MVERMLAVVAVLGFAAPVVAQESAPAPSAFDPAVSVTRGSAAKSSKPSVESLLGVIGRTTRFKQVAVSPDGTWLAWVEVAATGGTLIQAMELGAREPKALLVSACPEGKTCDESSIEWSPEGTRLLFLSDGHQRGRKQVYVADLKEGVATKRTSFESPIASPRWSPDGASVAVLVMQGEGAAQALGPREPGARETGVVRESHPVQRVAVVSVAEGSHRFVTPEQTFVYEFAWSPDAARLAYIGAPPPGDASWWLAKLHVVETANARSRVLYAPKWQLTEPTWSPDGKQVAVIEGLMSDHGSNGGDVMCVPLDGGKPRNLTPGMKATAMSLEWVSARSLVFGAQVRGESAVATVDPTGGEPRVLWKGAERISARGQLGLSLSRDGKVSAVVRESFSQAQNLWVGPVGAWERVTRREEDLRALVGEAKDLTWKSDGAEVQGWLVAPPPSMTPPAGVRAPMVTMVHGGPAAGVVPGFRPDVLMFTARGYYVFLPNYRGSFGQGAQFAQANRRDFGFGDLRDILSGVDAVLARAPVDPARLGVTGWSYGGFMAMWAVTQTQRFRAAVAGAGISNWQSYYGTNRIDAWMKPYFGVSLYDEPEIYTRSSPINSMKLARTPTLVLHGERDLEVPVTQSHEFHRALKELGVKTQLVVYADEGHTLRKPEHVVDRMRRTVEWMDANLPLGSAGGAARTSLLPR, from the coding sequence ATGGTGGAGAGAATGCTGGCCGTGGTCGCCGTGCTGGGTTTCGCGGCGCCCGTCGTCGCGCAGGAGTCGGCGCCCGCGCCGTCCGCGTTCGACCCGGCGGTGAGCGTCACCCGGGGGAGCGCGGCGAAGTCGAGCAAGCCCTCGGTGGAGAGCCTGTTGGGCGTGATTGGACGCACCACGCGCTTCAAACAGGTGGCGGTGTCGCCGGACGGCACGTGGCTGGCGTGGGTGGAGGTGGCGGCGACGGGCGGCACGCTCATCCAGGCGATGGAGCTGGGCGCGCGCGAGCCGAAGGCGCTGCTCGTGAGCGCCTGTCCCGAAGGCAAGACGTGTGACGAGTCCTCCATCGAGTGGAGCCCGGAGGGGACGCGACTGTTGTTCCTGTCGGACGGGCACCAGCGTGGCAGGAAGCAGGTGTACGTGGCGGACCTGAAGGAGGGCGTCGCGACGAAGCGGACGTCCTTCGAGAGCCCCATCGCCTCGCCCCGCTGGTCGCCGGACGGCGCGTCGGTGGCGGTGCTGGTGATGCAGGGGGAAGGGGCCGCGCAGGCCCTGGGGCCCCGGGAGCCTGGCGCTCGCGAGACGGGCGTGGTGCGCGAGTCACATCCAGTGCAGCGCGTGGCGGTGGTGTCGGTGGCGGAGGGCTCGCACCGCTTCGTCACGCCGGAGCAGACCTTCGTCTACGAGTTCGCGTGGAGCCCGGATGCGGCCCGGCTCGCGTACATCGGCGCGCCGCCGCCGGGGGACGCGAGCTGGTGGTTGGCGAAGCTGCACGTGGTGGAGACGGCGAACGCGCGCTCGCGCGTGCTGTACGCGCCGAAGTGGCAGCTCACCGAGCCCACGTGGAGCCCGGACGGCAAGCAGGTGGCCGTCATCGAGGGGCTGATGAGCGACCACGGCTCCAACGGCGGAGACGTGATGTGCGTACCGCTGGACGGCGGCAAGCCGCGCAACCTCACGCCGGGGATGAAGGCGACGGCGATGTCGCTCGAGTGGGTGTCGGCGCGCTCGCTGGTGTTCGGCGCGCAGGTGCGAGGCGAGTCGGCGGTGGCCACGGTGGACCCGACCGGGGGGGAGCCGCGCGTGTTGTGGAAGGGGGCCGAGCGCATCAGCGCGCGCGGCCAGCTGGGGCTGTCGCTGTCGCGCGACGGCAAGGTGAGCGCGGTGGTGCGCGAGTCGTTCTCCCAGGCGCAGAACCTCTGGGTGGGGCCGGTGGGGGCGTGGGAGCGCGTCACGCGGCGTGAGGAGGACCTGCGCGCGCTGGTGGGCGAGGCGAAGGACCTGACGTGGAAGAGCGACGGGGCGGAGGTGCAGGGCTGGCTGGTGGCGCCGCCTCCGTCGATGACGCCGCCCGCCGGGGTGCGGGCGCCCATGGTGACCATGGTGCATGGAGGCCCCGCGGCGGGCGTCGTCCCGGGCTTCCGTCCGGACGTGCTGATGTTCACCGCGCGCGGCTACTACGTGTTCCTGCCCAACTACCGGGGCAGCTTCGGCCAGGGGGCGCAGTTCGCGCAGGCCAACCGGCGCGACTTCGGCTTCGGGGACTTGCGCGACATCCTGTCCGGCGTGGACGCGGTGCTGGCGCGCGCGCCGGTGGACCCCGCGCGGCTGGGCGTGACGGGGTGGAGCTACGGCGGCTTCATGGCGATGTGGGCGGTGACGCAGACGCAGCGCTTCCGCGCGGCGGTGGCGGGTGCGGGCATCTCCAACTGGCAGAGCTACTACGGCACCAACCGCATCGACGCGTGGATGAAGCCGTACTTCGGCGTGTCCCTGTACGACGAGCCAGAAATCTATACGCGCAGCTCTCCCATCAACTCGATGAAGCTGGCGCGCACGCCCACGCTGGTGCTGCACGGCGAGCGGGACCTGGAAGTGCCCGTGACGCAAAGCCACGAGTTCCACCGCGCGCTGAAGGAGCTGGGCGTGAAGACGCAGCTCGTCGTCTACGCGGACGAGGGCCACACCCTGCGCAAGCCCGAGCACGTGGTGGACCGGATGCGGCGCACGGTGGAGTGGATGGACGCGAACCTGCCCTTGGGCTCGGCCGGTGGCGCGGCGCGGACCTCGCTGCTTCCCCGTTGA
- a CDS encoding DUF4398 domain-containing protein, translated as MRPKLLAAMLCATLLGCASQSVKPTSNARRTEAVASMRAAEGAGAARIPEAARHLEFARQQVNHGEQLLMDDDAEGAELSFMQADADADLALALARALPMEQQAKRTTQQAEALRRGLQ; from the coding sequence GTGCGCCCGAAGCTGCTTGCCGCGATGCTGTGCGCCACCCTGTTGGGGTGCGCCAGTCAGAGCGTGAAACCCACCTCGAATGCCCGACGGACGGAGGCGGTGGCCTCCATGCGCGCCGCGGAAGGAGCCGGCGCAGCGCGCATCCCGGAAGCCGCGCGCCATCTGGAGTTCGCCCGCCAGCAAGTGAACCACGGCGAGCAGCTGCTGATGGACGATGACGCCGAAGGCGCGGAGCTGAGCTTCATGCAGGCGGACGCGGACGCGGACCTCGCGTTGGCGCTCGCACGCGCGCTGCCCATGGAGCAACAGGCGAAGAGAACCACCCAGCAGGCCGAAGCGCTGCGGCGCGGCCTGCAGTGA
- a CDS encoding OmpA family protein yields the protein MAGSKHGWKALVGASALLVAGSASAAAPKELVEARAAYQQLAASPQGRERPRDVAEARDALRAAEREYQRDEKSQRTRVLSYVALRKAETAGAWGMADIAARQQAQAEVALSQAHALQEQQRMAQARQQEGEMRLSEEASRRQQVEQEAQQLRAQNEELQRQAQALQGAQQTKSQADQQAAQQLEAERQARVDAERQAAEAISKLDQANKDLKVREEARGTVLTLSGSVLFASGASDLLPVARDRLADVAQVLKEGDRPLLIEGHTDSQGSDALNERLSYQRAERVKEFLINQGVPANRIEARGMGEYRPVASNSTAEGRANNRRVEIILERGGSRAVGGSGQEQPGTGGGSSSGNEQQQAPESGAVHDEDLGDVQQPGTGGSGNTSESGGQQGTSDDHQTFHGSGDGASQDVRQ from the coding sequence ATGGCAGGCAGCAAACATGGATGGAAGGCCCTCGTCGGAGCGTCGGCGCTCCTCGTGGCGGGGAGCGCGAGCGCGGCCGCGCCGAAGGAGCTGGTGGAGGCCCGCGCGGCCTATCAACAGCTCGCGGCGAGTCCACAGGGGCGTGAGCGTCCCCGCGACGTGGCCGAGGCCCGCGACGCCCTGCGCGCCGCGGAGCGCGAGTACCAGCGCGACGAGAAGTCCCAGCGCACGCGGGTGCTCTCCTACGTGGCCCTGCGCAAGGCGGAGACGGCGGGCGCCTGGGGCATGGCGGACATCGCCGCGCGCCAGCAGGCCCAGGCGGAGGTCGCCCTGAGCCAGGCCCATGCGCTCCAGGAGCAGCAGCGCATGGCGCAGGCCCGCCAGCAGGAGGGCGAGATGCGGCTGTCCGAGGAGGCCTCGCGGCGTCAGCAGGTGGAGCAGGAGGCGCAGCAGCTGCGCGCGCAGAACGAGGAGCTCCAGCGGCAGGCCCAGGCCCTCCAGGGGGCGCAGCAGACGAAGAGCCAGGCGGACCAGCAGGCCGCGCAGCAGCTCGAGGCCGAGCGTCAGGCGCGCGTGGACGCCGAGCGTCAGGCGGCCGAGGCCATCTCCAAGCTGGACCAGGCCAACAAGGACCTGAAGGTCCGCGAGGAGGCGCGCGGCACGGTGCTGACGTTGTCGGGCAGCGTGCTCTTCGCGTCCGGGGCCTCGGACCTGCTGCCGGTGGCGCGTGACAGGCTGGCGGACGTGGCCCAGGTGCTGAAGGAAGGCGACCGGCCGCTGCTCATCGAGGGACACACGGACTCGCAGGGCTCCGACGCCCTCAACGAGCGGCTGTCCTATCAGCGCGCCGAGCGGGTGAAGGAGTTCCTCATCAACCAGGGCGTGCCGGCCAACCGCATCGAGGCGCGCGGCATGGGTGAGTACCGGCCGGTGGCCTCCAACTCCACCGCCGAGGGCCGCGCGAACAACCGCCGCGTGGAGATCATCCTCGAGCGCGGAGGCTCGCGCGCCGTCGGTGGCAGCGGCCAGGAGCAGCCCGGCACGGGCGGCGGCTCATCCAGCGGCAATGAGCAACAGCAGGCGCCGGAGTCGGGCGCGGTGCACGACGAGGATTTGGGAGACGTCCAGCAGCCCGGCACGGGCGGCTCGGGCAACACCTCCGAGAGTGGCGGCCAGCAGGGCACGTCCGACGACCACCAGACGTTCCATGGCTCGGGCGACGGTGCGAGTCAGGACGTGCGGCAGTAA
- a CDS encoding maltose acetyltransferase domain-containing protein, whose translation MARTEMEKMLAGELYNGWDAQLTAARSRARRLLRPYNDTLMEDEDLRKQLLGQLLGAMGEGVYIEPPFHCDYGSFIQLGKRVYMNFQCVILDCNRVTIGDDVSFGPNVHIYAATHPLDADERIKGPELSKPVTIGAKTWVGGGTIILPGVTVGEGVTLGAGSVVTKDVPPYVLAAGNPARVIRALR comes from the coding sequence ATGGCACGGACCGAGATGGAGAAGATGCTGGCCGGCGAGCTGTACAACGGCTGGGACGCACAGCTCACGGCGGCGCGCTCGCGGGCGCGGCGGCTCTTGCGCCCCTACAACGACACGCTCATGGAGGACGAGGACCTGCGCAAGCAGCTGCTCGGACAGCTCCTCGGAGCCATGGGCGAGGGCGTCTACATCGAGCCGCCGTTCCACTGCGACTACGGCAGCTTCATCCAGCTGGGCAAGCGCGTGTACATGAACTTCCAGTGCGTCATCCTGGACTGCAACCGGGTGACGATTGGGGACGACGTGTCCTTCGGCCCCAACGTGCACATCTACGCGGCCACGCACCCGCTCGACGCGGACGAGCGCATCAAGGGCCCGGAGCTGTCCAAGCCCGTCACCATCGGCGCGAAGACGTGGGTGGGCGGCGGCACCATCATCCTCCCCGGCGTCACCGTCGGGGAGGGCGTCACGCTGGGCGCCGGCAGCGTGGTGACCAAGGACGTGCCGCCCTACGTCCTGGCCGCGGGCAACCCCGCCCGCGTCATCCGCGCGCTGCGCTGA
- a CDS encoding GNAT family N-acetyltransferase — protein MDSDKLIVLLTERLRIAQLPPDGAARVVAYHEANRDHLGPVSPSRPAHFYTLTYWRTRLAQDLEDARFDRSLRLLVMPREAPPSSAPVIGNISLAHIRRGPLQATDLGYGLDHRHEGKGLMTEALRAVCAHAFHGMGLHRIQANHLPENLRSAAVLRRMGFVVEGYARDFLEINGRWRDHVLTSLVAPEDRPAAR, from the coding sequence ATGGACTCCGACAAGCTCATCGTCCTGCTCACCGAGCGACTGCGCATCGCCCAGCTTCCTCCGGACGGGGCCGCGCGCGTGGTCGCCTACCACGAGGCCAACCGCGACCACCTGGGCCCGGTGTCCCCCTCGCGTCCCGCCCACTTCTACACGCTGACGTACTGGCGCACGCGGCTGGCGCAGGACCTGGAGGACGCGCGGTTCGACCGCTCACTCCGCCTCCTCGTGATGCCCCGTGAGGCCCCGCCCTCCTCCGCGCCCGTCATCGGCAACATCTCGCTCGCGCACATCCGCCGAGGGCCGCTGCAGGCCACCGATTTGGGCTACGGGCTGGACCATCGCCACGAGGGCAAGGGGCTGATGACGGAGGCCCTGCGCGCCGTCTGCGCCCACGCGTTCCACGGCATGGGCCTGCACCGCATCCAGGCCAACCACCTGCCGGAGAACCTGCGCAGCGCGGCGGTGCTGCGCCGGATGGGCTTCGTGGTGGAGGGCTACGCCCGCGACTTCCTCGAAATCAACGGCCGATGGAGGGACCATGTGCTCACCTCCCTCGTCGCCCCCGAGGACAGGCCCGCCGCCCGGTAG
- a CDS encoding DMT family transporter gives MAYLFLLGAIAFEVAATSLMKSTEGFTRLWPTVACLSGYGVAFALLSQAVKQVPIGVAYAMWSGLGTAAIVVIGVTFLGENINLTKVAGVLLIIGGVVLLNLRGAH, from the coding sequence ATGGCGTATCTCTTCCTGCTCGGGGCCATCGCGTTCGAGGTGGCCGCCACGAGCTTGATGAAGTCCACCGAGGGCTTCACCCGGCTGTGGCCCACGGTGGCGTGCCTGAGTGGCTACGGCGTGGCCTTCGCGCTGCTCTCGCAGGCGGTGAAGCAGGTGCCCATCGGCGTCGCCTACGCGATGTGGTCCGGGCTGGGCACCGCGGCCATCGTCGTCATCGGCGTCACCTTCCTCGGAGAGAACATCAACCTCACCAAGGTGGCCGGCGTGCTGCTCATCATCGGCGGCGTCGTGCTGCTCAACCTGCGCGGCGCCCACTGA